In a genomic window of Gossypium arboreum isolate Shixiya-1 chromosome 7, ASM2569848v2, whole genome shotgun sequence:
- the LOC108458893 gene encoding receptor-like protein kinase FERONIA, translating into MKCSTIQNLLYLFLILDISTTVNVAGDSPPPFTPTENITIDCGSPNDNIGLGGRVWTGDSMPKLSLVESKNNKSVSSKAFQQPPSSLGQVPFATARASNSEFTYVIPLTSGQKFIRLYFFPTSYPSFDPSKALFSVKAGDITLLKNFSATLHAQGEETLIKEFCVNLEGGQGLNLTFIPSPDISDSYAFVNGIEIVSMPNDLYYRPANDEGVKFIGQSQGSLYTVGNNTALELMNRINVGGKQISPEDDTGMYRFWSADDDYRTEAAGGALSVNFSINLNYSDDKPSFSAPDVVYTTAWTMGTNSTLNEHYNLTWEFPVDSGFNYFVRLHFCEFQIEITQPGDRVFEIFIANITAETDLDVISRSGGKGVPTYNDYVVGMGLKGNEKKQNLSIALHPAPRWKTRFSDAILNGVEIFKLSNNGNLGGLNPDPDPEPTTPITVPQSSQHGKHEKKKATIIGGGFGISGFVLLSLLCFFIIKRRMRVKDVTSSYGGSASGGQFSNSNKSIKSNNSSYLPSDICRLFPIAEIKAATNNFDTMFIIGVGGFGSVYKGFINGGATPVAIKRLDPESRQGALEFRTEIEMLSQLRYLHLVSLIGYCNDDNEMILVYDFMAHGTLRDHLYNTENPHLPWKQRLEICIGAARGLQYLHSGANHIIIHRDVKTTNILLDEKWVAKVSDFGLSKVGPTNMSKAYVSTLVKGSFGYLDPEYYRRQQLTEKSDVYSFGVVLCEVLCAKPPINRLAEKRQVSLAMWAQECYRNGTLYQIIDPFLKGMVAPECLKKYAEVAISCLHDEGIKRPSMNDVVWGLEFALQLQESAEEEIKFGGDGIEIHAGDGDDAPRFHVFECADVSGEGFSRFSVAPTDENISATRYSEVLISGAVFSELKNPQGR; encoded by the coding sequence ATGAAGTGTTCAACCATCCAAAACCTACTTTATCTTTTCCTCATACTCGATATTTCAACCACCGTCAACGTTGCCGGTGACTCACCTCCTCCTTTCACCCCTACAGAGAACATCACAATTGACTGTGGTTCTCCTAATGACAACATTGGTCTAGGTGGCCGGGTTTGGACTGGAGATAGTATGCCAAAGTTGTCCCTTGTAGAATCAAAAAACAATAAATCAGTGTCTTCGAAAGCATTCCAGCAACCCCCTTCTAGTCTTGGTCAAGTCCCCTTCGCCACAGCTCGGGCTTCCAACTCTGAATTCACCTACGTAATTCCCCTTACATCCGGCCAAAAGTTTATTCGCTTGTATTTCTTTCCAACTTCATATCCAAGCTTTGACCCTTCCAAAGCTCTCTTTTCCGTTAAAGCTGGTGATATTACCCTTCTCAAGAATTTCAGTGCTACTCTTCATGCTCAAGGTGAAGAAACGCTTATCAAAGAGTTCTGTGTTAACCTTGAAGGAGGTCAGGGGTTAAACTTAACGTTTATTCCAAGTCCAGACATTTCGGATTCATATGCTTTCGTAAACGGGATTGAAATTGTTTCCATGCCGAATGATCTTTATTATCGACCAGCTAATGATGAAGGGGTCAAGTTTATAGGCCAGAGCCAGGGAAGCTTATACACCGTGGGAAACAACACTGCCCTTGAGTTGATGAATCGAATCAACGTAGGTGGGAAGCAAATCTCTCCCGAAGACGACACTGGCATGTACCGATTTTGGTCAGCCGATGATGATTATCGGACAGAAGCTGCAGGAGGTGCTCTTTCTGTTAATTTCAGCATCAATCTTAACTACAGTGATGATAAGCCATCGTTTTCTGCACCGGATGTTGTCTATACAACAGCTTGGACAATGGGGACGAATTCTACTTTAAATGAACATTACAACTTGACTTGGGAGTTCCCTGTTGATTCAgggtttaattattttgttaggtTACATTTTTGTGAGTTCCAGATTGAGATAACACAACCAGGTGACAGAGTTTTTGAGATCTTCATAGCCAATATAACAGCAGAAACTGACTTGGATGTTATAAGCCGGAGTGGTGGAAAAGGAGTCCCAACATATAACGATTATGTAGTTGGGATGGGACTGAAAGgaaatgaaaagaaacaaaatcTCTCCATTGCCTTGCACCCTGCCCCAAGGTGGAAAACCCGTTTTTCAGATGCAATCCTCAACGGGGTTGAAATCTTCAAATTAAGCAACAACGGCAATCTAGGTGGGCTTAACCCTGACCCTGACCCTGAGCCAACAACTCCTATAACTGTTCCACAATCGAGTCAACATGGGAAGCATGAGAAGAAGAAAGCAACAATTATTGGTGGTGGTTTTGGAATATCTGGATTTGTTCTACTATCCCTCTTATGTTTCTTCATTATCAAGCGCAGGATGAGAGTCAAAGATGTAACCTCTAGTTATGGAGGCTCGGCATCCGGAGGCCAATTTTCCAACAGCAACAAGTCCATCAAGTCTAACAATAGCTCATACCTACCATCTGATATTTGTCGCCTGTTTCCAATAGCTGAGATCAAAGCGGCCACCAACAATTTCGATACTATGTTCATAATTGGCGTTGGAGGGTTCGGCAGTGTATACAAAGGATTCATCAATGGTGGTGCAACCCCGGTGGCAATCAAAAGGTTAGATCCCGAGTCCCGACAAGGGGCCCTTGAGTTCAGGACAGAGATTGAGATGCTTTCCCAACTCCGTTACCTCCACTTAGTCTCTTTAATTGGGTATTGCAATGATGATAATGAGATGATCCTTGTATATGATTTCATGGCTCATGGTACCCTCCGTGATCATCTTTACAACACTGAAAACCCTCATCTTCCATGGAAACAACGACTAGAGATTTGCATCGGTGCAGCTCGTGGATTGCAATACCTCCATAGTGGGGCAAATCATATAATAATTCACCGTGATGTTAAGACCACCAACATTTTGTTGGATGAAAAATGGGTGGCTAAAGTTTCGGATTTTGGATTGTCCAAAGTTGGGCCAACCAACATGTCTAAAGCCTATGTTAGCACACTGGTgaaaggcagttttgggtatttGGATCCGGAGTATTACCGTCGACAACAGTTGACTGAAAAATCCGATGTATATTCGTTTGGGGTTGTGTTATGTGAAGTTTTATGTGCTAAACCACCAATCAATCGGTTAGCAGAAAAAAGACAAGTGAGTTTAGCAATGTGGGCTCAAGAATGCTATCGAAATGGAACCCTTTATCAAATCATTGATCCATTTTTGAAAGGTATGGTTGCACCAGAGTGTTTGAAGAAATATGCTGAGGTTGCAATAAGTTGCTTGCATGATGAGGGAATCAAACGGCCATCGATGAACGATGTGGTGTGGGGCCTTGAGTTCGCACTGCAGTTGCAGGAAAGTGCTGAGGAGGAAATAAAATTTGGAGGAGATGGGATTGAAATACATGCAGGGGATGGTGATGATGCCCCAAGATTTCACGTCTTCGAGTGTGCAGATGTAAGCGGTGAAGGGTTTAGTAGGTTTAGCGTCGCACCGACTGATGAAAATATTTCAGCTACCAGATATTCTGAAGTTTTAATTTCTGGGGCGGTCTTCTCTGAGCTTAAGAATCCTCAAGGACGATAG
- the LOC108478361 gene encoding receptor like protein 22-like, with amino-acid sequence MVTVSSISTLGQLEILNKSNIPFGLVQLFIANVIPFFVSFSNTFMSSPTEFCIATFPFPLVFVHTEFTLLLFIRRLLGMKVLTVANGRVCGVLLSSAFNITSLTFMDFSGNFSQGTLPNNISGLSYLDLYANLLSGRVPGWLFSLPSLEYLDLSSNKLNGPIDTIPSSFFDFMNLTFLDLSSNNLSGNIKSCMHVKLRNLRSLDLLFNNLPSLTRCSNDVNSTLPMIIEFHFSSCNMHRFASFLNVSKHLQVLDLSNNQIQAEGWEDLVTLNLSMNFLSSVEQIPRKHLFILDLRSNSLQGPLPTPPQELSYFLISNKELVGEISSKSCNLSFLHSVLDLSKNKLGGTIPDCFGTFSDQLSVIVLRTLSLSVNQLEGSIPQSLLQCSFDAFSNDSFDGNSGLSGFPLSKKYGNDQEPESLRSTVADKFETTLIWKMAAMGYGSRVVLRLNMGYIVFTTERPVG; translated from the exons ATGGTAACTGTTTCATCTATTTCAACATTAGGCCAGCTAGAAATattgaacaaatcaaatattcctTTTGGGCTTGTTCAACTCTTCATTGCTAATGTTATCCCTTTCTTTGTCTCTTTCTCCAACACATTTATGTCGTCCCCAACAGAGTTCTGCATTGCAACCTTTCCATTTCCATTAGTATTTGTTCACACCGAGTTCACATTGCTTCTTTTCATAAGACGACTTCTTGGGATGAAGGTACTGACTGTTGCAAATGGGAGGGTGTG CGGTGTCTTGCTATCATCAGCATTTAATATCACCAGCCTTACTTTCATGGACTTCTCTGGGAATTTCTCTCAGGGTACCCTTCCCAACAACATAAGTGGACTTTCGTATCTTGACTTATATGCAAACTTGCTTAGTGGTAGAGTACCAGGTTGGTTGTTTAGTCTACCATCTTTGGAGTATCTAGACCTCAGCTCTAACAAACTTAATGGTCCCATTGACACAATTCCAAGTTCTTTCTTTGACTTCATGAACCTTACTTTTCTTGACCTTTCATCTAATAACTTGAGTGGAAATATCAAGTCATGCATGCATGTGAAGCTTAGGAATCTAAGGTCGCTTGATCTTTTATTTAACAACTTACCATCATTAACTAGGTGTAGTAATGATGTCAATTCTACCCTACCCATGATAATTGAGTTCCATTTCTCTTCTTGCAACATGCACCGTTTCGCAAGCTTCTTGAATGTATCCAAGCACTTGCAAGTTTTAGATCTTTCTAATAACCAAATTCAAGCAGAAGGATGGGAGGACTTGGTCACTTTGAACCTTTCTATGAACTTCTTGTCTAGCGTTGAGCAAATTCCAAGGAAGCATCTGTTTATTCTGGACCTTCGCTCCAATTCACTTCAAGGACCACTTCCAACTCCACCACAGGAACTAAGTTATTTCTTAATCTCAAACAAGGAGTTGGTGGGAGAAATCTCTTCCAAGAGTTGCAATTTGAGTTTTCTTCATTCTGTACTTGACTTGTCTAAAAACAAGTTGGGTGGAACTATTCCAGATTGTTTTGGGACTTTTAGCGACCAGCTGTCAGTGATTGTTTTGAGAACACTTAGTCTCAGTGTTAACCAACTTGAAGGATCAATTCCACAGTCATTGCTACAG TGCAGTTTCGATGCTTTCTCAAATGATTCCTTCGATGGCAACTCCGGACTAAGTGGATTTCCGTTGTCAAAGAAATATGGCAACGATCAGGAACCAGAATCACTTCGATCAACAGTTGCTGATAAATTTGAAACAACACTTATTTGGAAAATGGCAGCAATGGGTTATGGAAGTAGAGTAGTGCTTAGATTGAATATGGGATACATAGTTTTCACAACTGAGAGACCTGTTGGCTAG
- the LOC108458900 gene encoding uncharacterized protein LOC108458900, whose protein sequence is MQPQNLSFSKIINPSFLLFPSPKPCLFASFPHQNRPFSCQYPPILSVHHRDIRAFAGRSKKKQGDQSSSRLEGNSEIRRVARQNARRKQKKRAESLFYRLKNPGKSIHADNFTEEELEAIGLGYDRMVRFMEKDDPNLKHPFDWYKYGEFGPYSWRGVVVGEPIRGRFSDERVTMIGEVKNHEEWEKIEQFEMASEFGKRLEMMDRNVGFRYFWVFVRHPKWRISELPWEQWTLVSEVVLEAKKTERLDKWSLMGRLGNKARSLITQCAAWMRPDIIYVKKPVYQCRFEGQDEFFNALIPFLDPKTERDFLFEVKKEDGSVEMCSYFEGLCKIVKVNQKAFVDDVVKGFEKLSEEGKSRCLGFLLGNHPLPLLHPYTKEWKAKLEEMELGCDAPDDDEDVGRHRESGEMQLTDWIEDDYGGRDDDDDDDDGEEAEDQDDVVLDIEDKGDEELWTKEEESDEEEDEKYWEEEFQKALSSSDRMEKIVKRSVEVTTELYNKQLAMLADRKERIMEDGDETELRGKRAKVRPEEWKRAGIGRWNKRIKKSKIPPELFLRAAVRPFTYRNLVKEIVLTRHAILEGEIGRKD, encoded by the coding sequence ATGCAGCCTCAGAATCTCTCCTTCTCTAAAATCATAAACCCTTCCTTCCTTCTCTTCCCTTCACCTAAACCTTGCCTCTTCGCTTCATTTCCCCACCAGAACCGCCCATTTTCGTGCCAATATCCTCCCATTCTTTCCGTTCACCATCGAGACATCCGTGCATTTGCCGGCCGGAGCAAGAAGAAACAGGGGGACCAATCTTCGAGTCGACTCGAAGGAAATTCAGAGATAAGGCGCGTGGCGAGGCAAAACGCGCGTCGGAAACAGAAGAAGCGAGCCGAATCACTCTTCTATCGGTTGAAAAACCCGGGAAAAAGTATCCATGCCGATAACTTCACGGAAGAAGAGTTGGAAGCAATCGGGCTCGGTTATGACCGGATGGTCCGGTTCATGGAAAAAGACGACCCGAATTTGAAACACCCTTTTGATTGGTACAAGTATGGTGAATTTGGTCCCTATTCATGGCGTGGGGTTGTTGTTGGGGAACCAATTCGAGGGCGGTTCTCGGATGAAAGGGTCACAATGATAGGGGAAGTGAAGAACCATGAAGAATGGGAGAAGATAGAACAGTTCGAGATGGCTTCAGAGTTTGGTAAAAGACTGGAAATGATGGATAGAAATGTTGGTTTTAGGTATTTCTGGGTATTTGTTAGGCACCCAAAATGGAGGATCAGTGAATTGCCTTGGGAACAATGGACTTTGGTTAGTGAAGTAGTCCTTGAAGCTAAGAAAACTGAGAGGTTAGATAAATGGAGTTTGATGGGAAGATTAGGAAACAAAGCTAGGTCGTTGATTACACAATGTGCAGCTTGGATGAGACCAGATATCATTTATGTTAAGAAGCCTGTGTATCAGTGTAGATTCGAGGGTCAAGATGAGTTCTTTAATGCATTGATACCGTTTCTCGATCCGAAAACAGAAAGGGATTTTTTGTTTGAGGTTAAAAAAGAGGATGGGAGTGTGGAAATGTGTAGTTATTTTGAAGGATTATGTAAGATTGTGAAGGTGAATCAAAAGGCTTTTGTGGATGATGTGGTGAAAGGGTTTGAAAAGTTGAGTGAAGAAGGGAAGTCTAGGTGTTTGGGGTTTTTATTAGGGAATCATCCTTTGCCTCTTTTGCATCCTTATACAAAGGAATGGAAGGCTAAGTTGGAGGAGATGGAACTCGGTTGTGATGCCCCAGATGATGATGAGGATGTTGGTAGACATCGAGAGTCGGGTGAGATGCAGTTGACAGATTGGATTGAGGATGATTATGGTGGTCGTGATGATGACGACGACGATGATGATGGAGAGGAAGCAGAGGATCAAGATGATGTAGTTTTGGACATTGAAGATAAGGGAGATGAAGAATTATGGACCAAAGAAGAAGAATCGGATGAAGAAGAGGATGAAAAGTATTGGGAGGAAGAGTTTCAAAAGGCATTGAGTAGCTCCGATAGGATGGAAAAGATTGTGAAACGAAGTGTTGAGGTAACTACAGAGCTCTACAACAAACAATTAGCAATGCTAGCTGACAGAAAGGAAAGGATTATGGAAGATGGAGATGAAACTGAACTAAGAGGTAAAAGAGCAAAAGTGAGACCAGAAGAGTGGAAACGGGCAGGGATCGGTCGATGGAATAAGAGGATTAAGAAGAGTAAGATCCCACCCGAGCTGTTTTTGCGAGCAGCTGTTCGACCATTTACATATAGGAATCTTGTGAAAGAGATTGTATTGACAAGGCATGCCATATTGGAAGGTGAGATTGGTAGGAAAGATTAG